The following are encoded together in the Drosophila takahashii strain IR98-3 E-12201 chromosome X, DtakHiC1v2, whole genome shotgun sequence genome:
- the AnxB11 gene encoding annexin B11 isoform X2: MYPFGTPTVVAAQGFDPVKDAHDLRKAMKGFGTDENALINIICRRTNEQRQEIQRQYKTHFGKDLIEDIKSETSGNFEKLLVGLLRPIVDYYCAELNDAMAGLGTDEEVLIEILCTLSNMEIYTIKNQYLRLYGAHLESELKSETSGNFKRLLTSLCTAARDESGRVDPNAAKNDARELLKAGELRVGTDESMFNMILCQRNYQQLKMIFQEYEGMTGHSLEKAIKKEFSGDVMEGLIAIYRCVTNKAEYFASRLHKSMAGIGTNDTQLIRVIITRSEIDMTDIKVAFERLYGKPLKSWIKGDTSGHYKHALYALVGEQRSS; encoded by the exons ATGTATCCCTTC GGAACTCCCACTGTGGTGGCCGCCCAGGGATTCGATCCCGTGAAGGATGCCCACGACCTGCGCAAGGCGATGAAGGGCTTCGGAACGGATGAGAACGCCCTGATCAACATCATCTGCCGGCGGACGAACGAGCAGCGCCAGGAGATCCAGCGCCAGTACAAGACCCATTTCGGCAAGGACCTTATCGAGGACATCAAGTCGGAGACGAGCGGCAACTTTGAGAAGCTCCTCGTCGGCCTGCTGCGTCCCATCGTGGACTACTATTGCGCGGAGCTGAACGACGCCATGGCTGGCCTTGGCACCGACGAGGAGGTCCTCATCGAAATCCTCTGCACGCTGTCCAACATGGAGATCTATACAATCAAAAACCAGTACTTACGAC TGTACGGTGCTCACTTGGAGTCCGAACTTAAGTCGGAGACCTCGGGCAACTTCAAGCGGCTGCTCACCTCCTTGTGCACTGCGGCGCGGGATGAGAGCGGCCGGGTTGATCCCAATGCGGCCAAGAACGATGCCAGGGAGCTGCTCAAGGCCGGAGAACTGCGTGTCGGCACAGACGAAAGCATGTTCAACATGATCCTCTGCCAGAGGAACTACCAGCAGTTGAAAATG ATATTCCAGGAGTACGAGGGCATGACTGGCCACTCGCTGGAGAAGGCCATCAAGAAGGAGTTCTCCGGCGACGTGATGGAGGGCCTGATTGCCATCTACAGGTGTGTCACCAACAAGGCCGAATACTTTGCCTCGCGTTTGCACAAGTCGATGGCCGGAATCGGAACCAATGACACCCAGTTGATCCGTGTCATCATCACACGCAGCGAG ATTGATATGACGGACATAAAGGTGGCTTTTGAACGGCTGTACGGCAAGCCGCTAAAGAGCTGGATCAAG gGCGACACTTCGGGCCACTACAAGCATGCTCTCTACGCCCTGGTGGGTGAACAGCGGTCATCTTAA
- the AnxB11 gene encoding annexin B11 isoform X1 — translation MYPFGSGSGMPSYPPTSTNHHEPPRAPFGAGWVPPMQQNSPYPPQPHPPSQPSPQMHYHQQQQYPGQQGAPAPYPPMSAPYPGAAAPSYPPYPSSNPYPGQFAPPLHQQHQQPPISNSPYPPDRGYTPAMTAGYDAGYGYGQGHGQGHGQGHGHGQGYGNGQGQVHRSLPAHKEGTPTVVAAQGFDPVKDAHDLRKAMKGFGTDENALINIICRRTNEQRQEIQRQYKTHFGKDLIEDIKSETSGNFEKLLVGLLRPIVDYYCAELNDAMAGLGTDEEVLIEILCTLSNMEIYTIKNQYLRLYGAHLESELKSETSGNFKRLLTSLCTAARDESGRVDPNAAKNDARELLKAGELRVGTDESMFNMILCQRNYQQLKMIFQEYEGMTGHSLEKAIKKEFSGDVMEGLIAIYRCVTNKAEYFASRLHKSMAGIGTNDTQLIRVIITRSEIDMTDIKVAFERLYGKPLKSWIKGDTSGHYKHALYALVGEQRSS, via the exons ATGTATCCCTTC GGTTCTGGTTCTGGAATGCCATCGTACCCCCCTACCTCCACTAATCACCACGAGCCACCACGGGCGCCTTTTGGAGCTGGTTGGGTGCCACCGATGCAGCAGAACTCGCCATACCCGCCCCAGCCACACCCCCCCTCACAACCATCGCCCCAAATGCActaccaccagcagcagcaatatccTGGCCAACAGGGTGCCCCAGCTCCCTATCCACCAATGTCGGCACCATACCCGGGCGCCGCCGCCCCATCCTACCCACCTTATCCCAGTTCAAATCCGTACCCGGGCCAATTCGCTCCACCGTTGcatcagcagcatcagcagcctCCGATTTCGAATAGCCCCTATCCCCCGGATCGTGGATACACACCAGCCATGACAGCCGGATACGATGCAGGCTATGGTTACGGACAAGGACATGGACAGGGGCACGGACAGGGGCACGGGCATGGACAGGGGTATGGGAATGGTCAGGGGCAGGTGCATCGGTCACTCCCAGCTCACAAAGAG GGAACTCCCACTGTGGTGGCCGCCCAGGGATTCGATCCCGTGAAGGATGCCCACGACCTGCGCAAGGCGATGAAGGGCTTCGGAACGGATGAGAACGCCCTGATCAACATCATCTGCCGGCGGACGAACGAGCAGCGCCAGGAGATCCAGCGCCAGTACAAGACCCATTTCGGCAAGGACCTTATCGAGGACATCAAGTCGGAGACGAGCGGCAACTTTGAGAAGCTCCTCGTCGGCCTGCTGCGTCCCATCGTGGACTACTATTGCGCGGAGCTGAACGACGCCATGGCTGGCCTTGGCACCGACGAGGAGGTCCTCATCGAAATCCTCTGCACGCTGTCCAACATGGAGATCTATACAATCAAAAACCAGTACTTACGAC TGTACGGTGCTCACTTGGAGTCCGAACTTAAGTCGGAGACCTCGGGCAACTTCAAGCGGCTGCTCACCTCCTTGTGCACTGCGGCGCGGGATGAGAGCGGCCGGGTTGATCCCAATGCGGCCAAGAACGATGCCAGGGAGCTGCTCAAGGCCGGAGAACTGCGTGTCGGCACAGACGAAAGCATGTTCAACATGATCCTCTGCCAGAGGAACTACCAGCAGTTGAAAATG ATATTCCAGGAGTACGAGGGCATGACTGGCCACTCGCTGGAGAAGGCCATCAAGAAGGAGTTCTCCGGCGACGTGATGGAGGGCCTGATTGCCATCTACAGGTGTGTCACCAACAAGGCCGAATACTTTGCCTCGCGTTTGCACAAGTCGATGGCCGGAATCGGAACCAATGACACCCAGTTGATCCGTGTCATCATCACACGCAGCGAG ATTGATATGACGGACATAAAGGTGGCTTTTGAACGGCTGTACGGCAAGCCGCTAAAGAGCTGGATCAAG gGCGACACTTCGGGCCACTACAAGCATGCTCTCTACGCCCTGGTGGGTGAACAGCGGTCATCTTAA